A part of Jiangella alba genomic DNA contains:
- a CDS encoding M15 family metallopeptidase, producing MSSTEPALTTTRPADAGALPSGVTVFDDRYPGVANLDPGLLRALRRAAADAARDGVRFTVNSGWRSPDYQERLLRRAVAEHGSAEEAARWVATPDTSPHVAGHAIDIGPAAARAWLSEHGARYGLCQIYRNEPWHFELLPDAAVDGPPAMYPDPSHDPRMGGDGRRVGA from the coding sequence ATGTCCTCCACCGAACCGGCCCTGACGACGACCCGGCCCGCCGACGCCGGCGCCCTTCCCAGCGGCGTGACGGTGTTCGACGACCGGTATCCCGGCGTCGCCAACCTCGACCCCGGCCTGCTCCGGGCGCTGCGCCGGGCGGCGGCGGACGCCGCGCGCGACGGCGTCCGGTTCACCGTCAACAGCGGCTGGCGTTCGCCGGACTACCAGGAGCGGCTGCTGCGCCGCGCGGTCGCGGAGCACGGCTCGGCCGAGGAGGCCGCCCGCTGGGTCGCCACCCCGGACACGTCGCCGCACGTGGCGGGGCACGCGATCGACATCGGGCCGGCCGCGGCCAGGGCGTGGCTGTCCGAGCACGGCGCCCGGTACGGACTGTGCCAGATCTACCGCAACGAGCCCTGGCACTTCGAGCTGCTCCCCGACGCCGCCGTCGACGGACCCCCGGCGATGTACCCCGACCCGTCCCACGATCCGCGGATGGGCGGTGACGGCCGCCGGGTGGGCGCATGA
- a CDS encoding response regulator transcription factor, with translation MRVLVVEDEPFLAEAIRDGLRLEAIAADVAGEGDAALELLGVNAYDIAVLDRDIPGPSGDEIARRIVASGSGMPILMLTAADRLDDKASGFELGADDYLTKPFDLQELVLRLRALDRRRAYNRPPVRELAGLRLDPFRREVYRGGRYVALTRKQFAVLEVLVGAEGGVVSAEQLLERAWDENADPFTNAVRITVSALRKRLGEPWLIATVPGVGYRIDTGDRDERG, from the coding sequence ATGCGTGTGCTGGTCGTCGAGGACGAACCCTTCCTTGCGGAGGCCATCCGCGACGGCCTGCGCCTCGAGGCCATCGCCGCCGACGTCGCCGGCGAGGGCGACGCCGCGCTGGAGCTGCTCGGCGTCAACGCCTACGACATCGCCGTCCTCGATCGCGACATCCCGGGGCCCTCCGGCGACGAGATCGCCCGCCGCATCGTCGCGTCCGGCAGCGGCATGCCGATCCTCATGCTCACCGCCGCCGACCGGCTCGACGACAAGGCCTCCGGGTTCGAGCTCGGCGCCGACGACTACCTCACCAAACCGTTCGACCTGCAGGAACTCGTGCTCAGACTCAGGGCGCTGGACCGCCGGCGCGCGTACAACCGGCCGCCGGTGCGCGAGCTGGCCGGGCTGCGGCTGGACCCGTTCCGCCGCGAGGTCTACCGCGGCGGGCGCTACGTGGCGCTGACCAGGAAGCAGTTCGCCGTGCTCGAGGTGCTCGTCGGGGCCGAGGGCGGCGTCGTCAGCGCCGAGCAGCTGCTGGAGCGGGCCTGGGACGAGAACGCCGACCCGTTCACGAACGCGGTGCGCATCACGGTGTCGGCGCTGCGCAAGCGGCTCGGCGAGCCCTGGCTGATCGCGACGGTGCCCGGCGTCGGCTACCGCATCGACACCGGCGACCGGGACGAGCGTGGCTAG
- a CDS encoding sensor histidine kinase: MARPPGLSVRVKLTLSYAGFLMIAGVLLLAASWVYLMRDAPLRTLVPDFSNLPLALNPRNRGPAVFGPVAAAMLLFLLVFGLVGGWILAGRMLSPLTRITDATRKAATGSLSHRIELEGRNDEFRELADAFDRMLQRLEAHVAEQRRFAANASHELRTPLAVSQILLDVARADPDHDTDRLVERLHAVNLRAIDLTEALILFSRADQRSFARERVDLSLLAEEAAETLLPLAEERGRTIETSGDAAAAVGSHPLLLQLTTNLVHNAIVHNLPDDGTVWITTGAHDGAVTLTVENTGAPLSPRQVSTLTEPFQRGVDRVRGDHEGTGLGLAIVTSIAQAHDGTLTLTPRDTGGLRVTLRLPAAPSHVMGKSK; encoded by the coding sequence GTGGCTAGGCCGCCCGGCCTGAGTGTGCGGGTCAAGCTCACGCTCAGCTACGCCGGCTTCCTCATGATCGCCGGTGTGCTGCTGCTCGCCGCGTCGTGGGTGTACCTCATGCGCGACGCGCCGCTGCGCACGCTCGTACCGGACTTCTCCAACCTGCCGCTCGCGCTCAACCCGCGCAACCGCGGCCCGGCCGTCTTCGGCCCGGTGGCGGCCGCGATGCTGCTGTTCCTGCTGGTCTTCGGGCTGGTCGGCGGCTGGATCCTGGCCGGGCGCATGCTGTCCCCGCTGACCCGCATCACCGACGCCACCCGCAAGGCCGCGACGGGATCGCTCTCACACCGCATCGAGCTGGAGGGCCGCAACGACGAGTTCCGCGAGCTGGCCGACGCCTTCGACCGCATGCTCCAGCGGCTCGAGGCGCACGTCGCCGAGCAGCGGCGCTTCGCCGCCAACGCCTCGCACGAGCTGCGCACCCCGCTGGCGGTCAGCCAGATCCTGCTCGACGTCGCCCGCGCCGACCCCGACCACGACACCGACCGGCTGGTCGAGCGCCTGCACGCCGTCAACCTCCGCGCCATCGACCTCACCGAGGCGCTGATCCTGTTCAGCCGGGCCGACCAGCGCTCGTTCGCACGCGAGCGGGTCGACCTGTCGCTGCTCGCGGAGGAGGCGGCCGAAACGCTGCTGCCGCTCGCCGAGGAGCGCGGCCGCACCATCGAGACGTCCGGCGACGCCGCGGCGGCCGTCGGCTCGCATCCGCTGCTGCTGCAGCTGACGACGAACCTCGTGCACAACGCGATCGTGCACAACCTGCCCGACGACGGCACGGTGTGGATCACGACCGGCGCGCACGACGGCGCCGTCACCCTCACCGTCGAGAACACCGGCGCGCCGCTCTCGCCGCGGCAGGTCTCGACCCTCACCGAACCGTTCCAGCGCGGCGTCGACCGCGTCCGCGGCGACCACGAGGGCACGGGCCTCGGCCTGGCCATCGTCACGAGCATCGCCCAGGCGCACGACGGCACCCTCACCCTCACCCCGCGCGACACCGGAGGGCTGCGCGTCACGCTGCGGTTGCCCGCCGCGCCGTCTCACGTGATGGGGAAGTCGAAGTAG
- the vanX gene encoding D-Ala-D-Ala dipeptidase VanX, whose amino-acid sequence MTADFVVVDEHVPGIRWDAKYATWDNFTGKPVDGYLANRIVGTTALCAALRRARVRAEALGFGLVLWDAYRPQRAVDSFLNWSKQPEDGRTKLRHYPNLDRPEMVERGYVSARSGHSRGSSVDLTLYQLVTGELAPMGGDHDLMDSISHHGATGITQAEARNRRYLCSVMEASGFVRYDVEWWHYTLRDEPYPDTYFDFPIT is encoded by the coding sequence ATGACCGCTGACTTCGTCGTCGTGGACGAGCACGTGCCCGGCATCCGCTGGGACGCCAAGTACGCCACCTGGGACAACTTCACCGGCAAGCCGGTGGACGGCTACCTGGCCAACCGCATCGTCGGCACCACGGCGCTGTGTGCGGCGCTGCGTCGAGCCCGCGTCCGGGCCGAGGCGCTCGGCTTCGGCCTGGTGCTCTGGGACGCCTACCGCCCGCAGCGGGCCGTCGACAGCTTCCTGAACTGGTCGAAGCAGCCCGAGGACGGACGGACGAAGCTGCGGCACTACCCGAACCTCGACCGTCCCGAGATGGTCGAGCGGGGCTACGTGTCGGCCCGGTCCGGCCACAGCCGCGGCAGCAGCGTCGATCTCACCCTCTATCAGCTGGTGACCGGTGAGCTCGCCCCCATGGGCGGCGACCACGACCTGATGGACTCGATCTCCCACCACGGCGCGACGGGCATCACGCAGGCCGAGGCGAGGAACCGCCGCTACCTCTGCTCCGTCATGGAGGCCAGCGGCTTCGTCCGCTACGACGTCGAGTGGTGGCACTACACGCTGCGCGACGAGCCCTACCCCGACACCTACTTCGACTTCCCCATCACGTGA
- the vanA gene encoding D-alanine--(R)-lactate ligase translates to MKRLKVGVVFGGVSEEHPISVKSAREVAANLDPRRYETIWIGITTTGAWTLCDGPGEGWEDGARPAVLSPDRGVHGLIVLDEGRYETIRLDVVLPVLHGKLGEDGAMQGLLELSGIPYAGCDVQSSAVCMDKSLAYVVAASAGIATPRFWTVLADEKPDGGALTYPVFVKPARSGSSFGVSKVTSEADLADAVDAARRYDSKVVIEEAVAGSEIGCAVLGNGTDLTVGEVDHIALSHGFFRIHQESTPESGSDNSTPIVPADIPAASRRLVQETAKAVYRALGCRGLARVDLFLRGDGTVVLNEVNTFPGMTSYSRYPRMMAAAGRPMADVLDRIVSLALEDHADDR, encoded by the coding sequence ATGAAGAGGTTGAAGGTCGGCGTCGTCTTCGGCGGCGTGTCCGAGGAGCACCCGATCTCCGTCAAGTCCGCGCGGGAGGTCGCGGCGAATCTCGATCCGCGCCGGTACGAAACGATATGGATCGGCATCACGACGACCGGCGCCTGGACGCTCTGCGACGGGCCCGGCGAGGGCTGGGAGGACGGGGCGCGCCCGGCGGTGCTGTCGCCGGACCGCGGCGTCCACGGGCTGATCGTGCTGGACGAGGGACGCTACGAGACCATCCGCCTGGACGTCGTGCTGCCGGTGCTGCACGGCAAGCTCGGCGAGGACGGCGCGATGCAGGGCCTGCTGGAGCTCTCCGGCATCCCCTACGCCGGCTGCGACGTCCAGAGCTCCGCCGTCTGCATGGACAAGTCGCTCGCCTATGTCGTCGCCGCGAGCGCGGGCATCGCGACGCCGCGGTTCTGGACCGTCCTGGCCGACGAGAAGCCCGATGGCGGCGCGCTGACCTACCCCGTCTTCGTGAAGCCGGCCCGGTCCGGGTCGTCGTTCGGGGTCAGCAAGGTGACGAGCGAAGCGGACCTGGCCGACGCGGTCGACGCGGCGCGGCGGTACGACTCGAAGGTGGTGATCGAGGAGGCGGTCGCCGGCAGCGAGATCGGCTGCGCCGTGCTGGGGAACGGTACGGACCTCACCGTGGGCGAGGTCGACCACATCGCGCTGTCCCACGGCTTCTTCCGGATCCACCAGGAGAGCACGCCCGAGTCCGGGTCCGACAACTCGACCCCGATCGTGCCCGCCGACATCCCGGCGGCGTCGCGCAGGCTCGTCCAGGAGACCGCGAAGGCCGTCTACCGCGCCCTCGGCTGCCGTGGGCTCGCGCGCGTGGACCTGTTCCTCCGCGGCGACGGCACGGTGGTCCTCAACGAGGTCAACACGTTCCCCGGCATGACGTCGTACAGCCGCTACCCGCGGATGATGGCGGCCGCGGGGAGGCCGATGGCCGACGTGCTCGACCGCATCGTGTCGCTGGCGCTGGAGGACCACGCCGATGACCGCTGA
- a CDS encoding D-isomer specific 2-hydroxyacid dehydrogenase family protein yields MSQREPARTGITVYGCGPDEAALFRRLAPGFGVVPTITAEPPAEATAGLARGNRCVSVGHQHRVTNATLRALGRTGVGYVSTRSIGYDHIDVGYARSVGIAVGNVAYSPDSVADYTLMLMLMALRGAKSVLRRADVHDYRLGDVRGRELRDVTVGVVGTGRIGAAVVDRLRGFGCRVLARDRSPADVPLDRLLRHSDIVTLHTPLTADTRHLLDERRIGLLKDGAIVVNTGRGPLVDTEALLRALESGRLGGAALDVLEGEEGIFYADRRHRPIESKTWLRLQELPNVLISPHTAYYTDHALSDTVENSLINCVNFESGETA; encoded by the coding sequence GTGAGCCAGCGCGAACCAGCCCGAACGGGTATCACGGTCTACGGCTGCGGCCCGGACGAGGCCGCGCTGTTCCGGCGGCTGGCGCCGGGCTTCGGCGTCGTGCCGACGATCACGGCGGAGCCGCCCGCCGAGGCGACCGCCGGCCTGGCCCGCGGCAACCGCTGCGTCAGCGTCGGCCACCAGCACCGGGTCACGAACGCCACGCTGCGCGCGCTCGGCCGGACCGGCGTCGGGTACGTCTCGACCCGGAGCATCGGCTACGACCACATCGACGTCGGCTACGCGCGCAGCGTCGGCATCGCCGTCGGCAACGTCGCGTACTCCCCCGACAGCGTCGCCGATTACACGCTGATGCTCATGCTGATGGCGCTGCGCGGCGCCAAGTCGGTGCTGCGCCGCGCCGACGTGCACGACTACCGGCTCGGCGACGTGCGCGGGCGGGAGCTGCGCGACGTCACCGTCGGGGTGGTCGGGACGGGACGCATCGGCGCCGCGGTCGTCGACCGGCTGCGGGGCTTCGGCTGCCGGGTGCTGGCCCGCGACCGGAGCCCCGCTGACGTCCCGCTCGACCGGTTGCTGCGGCACAGCGACATCGTCACGCTGCACACCCCGCTCACCGCGGACACCCGTCACCTGCTGGACGAGCGGCGGATCGGGCTCTTGAAGGACGGCGCGATCGTCGTCAACACCGGACGCGGCCCACTGGTCGACACCGAGGCGCTGCTCCGGGCGCTGGAGAGCGGGCGCCTGGGCGGCGCGGCGCTGGACGTCCTCGAGGGCGAGGAAGGCATCTTCTACGCCGACCGCAGGCACCGCCCGATCGAGAGCAAGACCTGGCTGCGGCTGCAGGAGCTGCCGAACGTGCTGATCAGCCCGCACACCGCCTACTACACCGACCACGCCCTGAGCGACACGGTCGAGAACAGTCTCATCAACTGCGTCAACTTCGAGAGTGGGGAAACGGCATGA
- a CDS encoding putative quinol monooxygenase codes for MIIIAGHELVAADERDAFVAAFRGLVTRARGTDGCVHIAITADSVDPERVNVVEVWRDADALKAWRRRARGPKSATPTHLDIRRYDTTDGGPLV; via the coding sequence ATGATCATCATCGCCGGCCACGAACTGGTCGCCGCCGACGAGCGCGACGCCTTCGTCGCGGCCTTCCGTGGCCTCGTCACGCGCGCCCGCGGCACCGACGGCTGCGTTCACATCGCCATCACCGCCGACTCCGTCGACCCCGAGCGCGTCAACGTCGTCGAGGTGTGGCGCGACGCGGACGCGCTGAAGGCCTGGCGCCGGCGCGCCCGGGGCCCGAAGTCCGCGACGCCCACCCACCTGGACATCAGGCGCTACGACACCACCGACGGCGGCCCGCTGGTCTGA
- a CDS encoding nuclear transport factor 2 family protein, with translation MPTTTRTTADTVDRFNRAFLDHDAEALTELVGAGCVMDAIQPAPDGARYVGREACLTFWRELAADRTTRFEPEDVAVAGERATIRWRYRFGAGPDGSVRGVTLLRVRDGLIVEALAYSKTGGVPLAPDAASTAGAGRSTRQVLDQYNEAFRAHDPALLAGLIADDCVIEDSGPAPDGVRREGGAACLARWSELAANPELRFTPEPAEIHGDLAVQPWLLQWGDGEEDHVRGVNLLRVRAGRIAEARGYVKA, from the coding sequence ATGCCGACGACGACTCGCACGACGGCCGACACCGTCGACCGTTTCAACCGCGCGTTCCTGGACCACGACGCCGAGGCGCTCACCGAGCTGGTCGGGGCCGGCTGCGTGATGGACGCCATCCAGCCGGCCCCCGACGGCGCCCGCTACGTGGGCCGGGAGGCCTGCCTGACGTTCTGGCGCGAGCTCGCCGCCGACCGCACCACCCGGTTCGAGCCCGAGGACGTCGCCGTCGCCGGTGAGCGGGCGACCATCCGCTGGCGCTACCGCTTCGGCGCCGGCCCGGACGGCTCCGTGCGCGGCGTGACGCTGCTGCGGGTGCGCGACGGCCTGATCGTCGAGGCGCTCGCCTACAGCAAGACCGGCGGCGTCCCGCTGGCCCCCGACGCCGCAAGCACCGCCGGCGCCGGGCGCAGCACCCGCCAGGTCCTCGACCAGTACAACGAGGCCTTCCGCGCGCACGACCCCGCGCTCCTCGCCGGCCTGATCGCCGACGACTGCGTCATCGAGGACTCCGGCCCCGCACCCGACGGCGTCCGGCGCGAGGGCGGCGCGGCGTGCCTGGCGCGGTGGTCCGAGCTGGCGGCGAACCCGGAGCTGCGGTTCACACCGGAGCCGGCCGAGATCCACGGCGACCTCGCCGTCCAGCCGTGGCTGCTGCAGTGGGGCGACGGCGAAGAGGACCACGTCCGCGGGGTGAACCTGCTGCGCGTCCGCGCCGGCCGCATCGCCGAGGCCCGCGGCTACGTCAAGGCCTGA
- a CDS encoding TetR/AcrR family transcriptional regulator, translating into MTTRTVPGPRERLLAAAKELTYEQGVSVGVDALLKRANVARRSLYEHFGGKDGLITEVLRVSADEDEAAYRRAMLAAGDDPRGRLLAIFDWLDGVIQEPDFRGCRYLAAELALAPDHPAHAVTRRYRERVHDLLATELRALGHPRPDPAAAQLFLLIDGALAVGATRPAAHPAAAARQLADHVIGG; encoded by the coding sequence GTGACCACACGCACGGTGCCGGGACCGCGTGAGCGCCTGCTGGCCGCGGCCAAGGAGCTGACCTACGAGCAGGGCGTCTCCGTGGGCGTCGATGCCCTGCTCAAACGGGCGAACGTGGCCCGGCGGTCGCTCTACGAGCACTTCGGCGGCAAGGACGGGCTGATCACCGAGGTGCTGCGGGTGAGCGCCGACGAGGACGAGGCCGCGTACCGGCGGGCCATGCTGGCCGCGGGCGACGACCCGCGCGGCCGCCTGCTGGCGATCTTCGACTGGCTCGACGGCGTCATCCAGGAGCCCGACTTCCGCGGCTGCCGCTACCTCGCCGCGGAGCTCGCCCTGGCGCCGGACCACCCGGCGCACGCGGTCACGCGGCGGTATCGCGAGCGGGTGCACGACCTCCTGGCGACCGAGCTGCGCGCCCTCGGCCACCCCCGGCCGGACCCGGCGGCCGCGCAGCTGTTCCTCCTCATCGACGGCGCCCTCGCCGTCGGCGCCACCCGCCCCGCCGCCCACCCGGCCGCCGCCGCCCGCCAGCTCGCCGACCACGTCATCGGCGGCTGA